A part of Raphanus sativus cultivar WK10039 unplaced genomic scaffold, ASM80110v3 Scaffold4011, whole genome shotgun sequence genomic DNA contains:
- the LOC130507088 gene encoding uncharacterized protein LOC130507088 — protein sequence MSRLHHSDYPALDLNGDNYLDWAMNTSADLKSKGLGKCIKYGNDTLAYERRRAVLIMRKHLVKDLYDECSYINDPYDLWSRLNTMFFEPLQDESMKEWKALRFQDYESVDDYHFDLMRITYSLKLCGEVITNYDLLSKTRDTIHSKEVLLSQKAKGFTTYYDLLSYLSALEEKKQKRKVNLDKLDYVMEISAEYHCEMIYGDAEEAKKRKFGWTHIDDEIGLFIE from the coding sequence atgtcgagactccatcactcggattacccagcccttgatctcaatggagataattaccttgattgggcgatgaacacttcagccgatttaaagtctaaaggacttgggaagtgtatcaaatacggcaatgatacccttgcatatgaaaggcgtagagctgttttgataatgagaaagcatctcgtgaaggatctgtatgatgagtgcagttacatcaacgatccttacgatctctggtcgagattgaacaccatgttcttcgagccattacaagatgagtccatgaaagaatggaaggctctgaggttccaggattatgaatccgtggatgactatcactttgatcttatgagaatcacctatagtcttaaactatgtggtgaagtgataacaaactatgacttgttaagcaagactcgtgacacgatccattcaaaggaagtgttgttatcacagaaggctaaaggtttcacaacctattacgaccttctctcatacctttcagctcttgaggaaaagaagcagaaaaggaaagtcaacctcgacaaactcgactatgttatggagataagtgccgagtatcattgtgagatgatatacggtgatgctgaagaagctaagaaaagaaaattcgggtggactcatatagatgatgagattggtttattcattgaatag